The following are encoded together in the Deltaproteobacteria bacterium genome:
- a CDS encoding divalent-cation tolerance protein CutA — MDPSASPVRVAFSTAPDADSGARIARALVEERLAACVSLVPAVRSIYRWQGAVEEQTEVLLVIKTRAERVEALAARLRALHPYELPELMALPVAGGLPAYLDWVAAEAAP, encoded by the coding sequence ATGGACCCGTCGGCTAGCCCCGTGCGCGTGGCCTTCTCGACCGCGCCCGACGCCGACAGCGGCGCGCGCATCGCGCGCGCTCTCGTCGAGGAGCGGCTCGCGGCGTGCGTGAGCCTGGTGCCGGCGGTCCGCTCGATCTACCGCTGGCAGGGTGCGGTCGAGGAGCAGACGGAGGTGCTGCTGGTGATCAAGACCCGCGCCGAGCGCGTGGAGGCGCTGGCCGCGCGGCTGCGCGCCCTCCACCCCTACGAGCTTCCCGAGCTGATGGCGCTGCCGGTGGCCGGCGGCCTCCCGGCCTATCTCGACTGGGTCGCGGCGGAGGCGGCGCCGTGA